The following proteins are co-located in the Pararhizobium capsulatum DSM 1112 genome:
- a CDS encoding VOC family protein, which produces MIPFHMAFAIDDKETARHFYGEIIGCKVGREAENWIDFDFFGHQISAHLNKDPKSTATSKVGTDMVPLHHFGAVLPWESWNGLIARLRNAGYPFVMEPKVRFEDEPGEQGTFFLKDPAGNALEFKSFKNPDAIFEH; this is translated from the coding sequence ATGATCCCTTTCCATATGGCATTCGCCATCGACGACAAGGAAACCGCCCGTCATTTTTATGGCGAAATCATCGGCTGCAAGGTCGGCCGGGAAGCTGAAAACTGGATCGATTTCGACTTTTTCGGTCACCAGATTTCGGCGCATCTCAACAAAGACCCCAAATCGACGGCGACATCCAAGGTCGGCACCGACATGGTTCCGTTGCACCATTTCGGCGCGGTTCTTCCCTGGGAGAGCTGGAACGGTCTGATCGCGCGCCTGCGCAATGCCGGCTACCCGTTTGTCATGGAACCGAAGGTACGCTTTGAGGACGAACCGGGCGAACAGGGCACATTCTTTCTGAAGGACCCGGCCGGCAACGCCCTGGAATTCAAGTCCTTCAAGAATCCCGACGCCATCTTCGAACATTGA